The following DNA comes from Primulina huaijiensis isolate GDHJ02 unplaced genomic scaffold, ASM1229523v2 scaffold43353, whole genome shotgun sequence.
ATGACAATGATGATCCTTGTTATTTTTGCGTTGTACGATGTTTATTTTGActagaagtaaaaaaaaaaaaggttattTTTATGCAGGTTCCATTTTACTACAGGAATGCGCCTACTTGTGCAAAAGTAGTGCCCATCAGAGCTCAGGTCACCACAGAGGCTCCGGCGAAAGCAGAGAAAATTTCCAAGAAGCAGGAAGAAGGGGTGATTGTAAACAAGTTTAAACCTAAAGAACCGTACATTGGCCGGTGCCTTCTCAACACCAAGATCACGGGAGATGACGCCCCCGGAGAAACGTGGCACATGGTTTTCAGCACTGAGGGTATTTCTCCCCTATAAGGAATTATTCATTGTGTGATGATTAATAGGATTAAGTTGAGTCCATGAACTTGAAAGTATCCAGATTTTGGAATATATGGTGGGTTTTGTGTGCTTGACCAGGATTTGTATGCATTGTTTTGTGGAGTGATAATTGCTCTATCTGGTGCTTCTTGATGAACAccacaaaactcaaaacagagtGTCTGGAGAGTTTTacgatataaaaaatttaagtttcatcatgATGAGAGTTGTATTAAATTCAAGATCAATTATTTGCATCTTCTAAGTTGCGATTTTTGGCAATTGGCTCGATTGCTAGAGAATGTTGAAGAGTATCAACATCGCTGTTCAATTGCATGATTAATTGTATAAATTTAGTGTTTGGATTGCTGTACAGTTAAAATAAGTGAGTCGCATTGCTACCATCAGTTACAGTATTTGGAACCTTGACGAACATTCGGTTCTACGTTGTCTATATCTGCACAATGAAACGCTCTGTGTGTGACGGGGCCCATCTGATCTAACATAGAGGTTTGCCTTTTTGAGCAGGGGAGGTCCCCTATAGAGAGGGCCAATCCGTTGGCGTGATTCCGGAAGGTGTGGACAAGAATGGCAAGCCTCACAAGCTAAGGTTGTATTCAATAGCAAGTAGCGCCCTTGGTGACTTTGGAGACTCCAAGACTGTAGGTTTTCTGCTAAATGAATTATGGGACCATTATGATTAGGATCTTTGTCTGAAGCATTTTCATTGTATTAATATCGCTGTTTCAATTCAATGGTATGCAGGTCTCTTTGTGTGTTAAAAGGCTTGTTTATACCAATGAACAGGGGGAAATCGTTAAAGGAGTATGCTCAAACTTCTTGTGTAAGGGTTTgattaagaaataattttgtcAACGTTTTGAATTTGTAAGTTTCGGATCGTCTGATGTATGAAATCAAATCTTCTCGACTTAGGTGACTTGAAACCTGGATCTGAAGTGAAGATAACAGGGCCTGTTGGTAAAGAGATGCTCATGCCTAAAGATCCTAATGCTAACATAATCATGGTATATTGCACGTCACTGCTCTTTGTATACCAGATTCTTCATTTCATAATGTCAACTTTTTGCTGAAAATGTTGAACTTGGACATTCCTTGGTTAGCTTGGAACGGGAACTGGGATTGCTCCTTTTCGTGCATTCTTGTGGAAAATGTTCTTTGAGAAGCACGAAGATTACAAGGTAGACACTATTCCAAATCCAGAAGATTCATCTTTCTCGATGCATTTTcgtttcatttttaaaaacttgAATATCAGCATacttgaaacaaaaaaataaaaaaagaacatCAAGTAAACAATCTTTGATTGCAACCATTGCAAAGCTGGTCTTTCACGATATTGTTGGTCGCCTTTCTTCTATTATTGCAGTTCAACGGTTTGGCATGGTTGTTTTTGGGTGTTCCCACGAGCAGCTCGTTGCTCTACAAAGAGGTAATTTAAATTCGTACACACATCTATACTAACTTATACAAAAGAATTTTCTACGTTGGATCTGTCACAAAATACAT
Coding sequences within:
- the LOC140970121 gene encoding ferredoxin--NADP reductase, leaf-type isozyme, chloroplastic-like; this encodes MAAAVSSAVSLPSSKSVSLPPATSVISSSERIHFRKVPFYYRNAPTCAKVVPIRAQVTTEAPAKAEKISKKQEEGVIVNKFKPKEPYIGRCLLNTKITGDDAPGETWHMVFSTEGEVPYREGQSVGVIPEGVDKNGKPHKLRLYSIASSALGDFGDSKTVSLCVKRLVYTNEQGEIVKGVCSNFLCDLKPGSEVKITGPVGKEMLMPKDPNANIIMLGTGTGIAPFRAFLWKMFFEKHEDYKFNGLAWLFLGVPTSSSLLYKEEFEKMQEKFPDYFRLDFAVSREQTNSKGEKMYIQTRMAEYAEELWELLKKDNTYVYMCGLKGMEKGIDDIMVSL